A window of Candidatus Methylomirabilota bacterium genomic DNA:
GTGCTGCCGCAGATCAAGGAGTACGAGCGGGTCTGGACGACGGTCGTGAACGCGTACGTCGGCCCCGCGCTCGCACGCTACCTGGCGAGCCTCGCCGCAAAGCTCCGCGCGGCGGGCTACCGGGGCGACGTGCTCATCATGCAGTCGCACGGCGGCGTCGCGCCCGTGAAGGAGTCGGCGCGCCTCGCGGCCGGCGCGGTGCTGTCGGGCCCCGCGGGAGGCGTCGCGGCGGGCCGCTACGCGGCGCGCCTCCTCGGCGAGGGGAACCTGATCACCTTCGACATGGGCGGCACGAGCACCGACATCGCGCTCCTCCAGCAGGGCGAGCCCCAGCTCACGGGCGAGAAGACGGTCGGCGTCGCCAAGGTCGCGCTCCCGGCGATCGACATCCACACGCTCGGCGCGGGCGGCGGCTCGATCGCGCGGGTGGACCCGGGGAAGATCCTCCACGTCGGGCCCGAGAGCGCGGGCGCCGACCCGGGCCCCGCGTGCTACGCGAAGGGCGGAACCCGCGCCACCGTGACCGACGCGAACCTCGTCCTCGGCTACCTCGACCCGGCGAACTTCCTCGGCGGCCGCATCGGGCTCGACGCGAAGGCGGCGGAGCGCGCGGTCGCGCAGATCGCCAGGCAGCTCGGCACCGGCGTCGTGGAGGCCGCGCTCGGGATCTCGCGCGTCGTCAACACCAACATGGCCGAGGGGATCCGGATCGTCTCGGTGCGGCGCGGCGTCGATCCGCGGAAGTTCGCGCTCGTCGCCTTCGGGGGCGCGGCGGGCCTGCAGATCACGGAGGTCGCGCGCCTCCTCGAGATCCGCCGGGTCGTCGTGCCCTCGGTGGCCGCGGTGCTGTCGGCGTGGGGGATGCTCGCGACCGACCTCCGCTACGAGCTCGTCCGCTCCCACGTGAGCGAGGTCGGGTACATGACCCCCGCGGCGCTGCGACGGCTCTTCGCCGAGCTCGAGGCCGAGGGGCGGAAGCGGCTCGGCGCGTTCGAGGGGTCGATCGGCGTCCACCGCTCGCTCGACATGCGCTACGGTGAGCAGATCTTCGAGATCCAGGTGCCGCTCGACGGTGTGGACCTCGCTGCGCCCGGCCTGCTGGACGAGGTCGCCGCGCGCTTCCATCGCCGCCACGAGGAGCTCTACGCCTACAGCGCGCCCGGCCAGGAGGTCGTCATCGTCAACGCGCGCGTCGCCGTCGTGGGCCGCCTGCCGGTGCTGCCCGCCGAGGGCGGCGCCGCCACGCGCCGCGCGGGGGCCGGGCCCGGGCGGCGGCGCGTGTGGCTCGGCGACTGGGTCGAGGTGCCGGTCTTCAAGCTCGACGCGCTCGTGCCGGGCCAGGAGGTCAAGGGCCCGGCGATCTTCGAGTCGGCGACGACGACGGTGCTCGCGCGCGAGGACGAGCGCGTGACCGTCACCCGCCACGGCTGGCTCGACATCCGCCTCGCCTGAGCCCGCCCGGATCCCGCGTGCCGTGCCTCCGCTCCGTGCCGGACTGATGGCCGCGCGCGAGCTGGTCGTGCGCGCGGCGCCGGAGGACGTCGTCCACCGCGCCTCGCTCGCGCTCCGCCGGCTCGGGGCGCGCGTCATCCGTTATGATGCCCGCGCGGGGACGCTCGAGGCGCGCGCCGGCCGGCGGCTCCTGCCGGAGGTCGTCCGCGTGAGCGCCAGCCCCGAGGGCGAGGGGGCCACGCGGGTGAGCATCGGCACCGACGGGAGAGACTGGCGGGCGCTCGTGCGCCAGCTCGCCGCCGACCTCGAGGCGGCCGAATGGCGCTGACGCCCGGCCTCCGCCGCAACATCCTGGCGCTCGGGCTCGACCACTCGGTCTTCCTGATCGGGTTCTCGTTCGCGTCCCAGTCCACGATCCTGCCCGCGTTCGCCGCGCACCTCGGCGCGCCCAACGTCGTCATCGGCGCGATCCCCGCGGTGATGACGCTTGGCTGGTTCCTGCCGTCGCTGTTCGCCGCGGGACACACGCAGACGCTCGCGCGGAAGCTCCCGTTCGTCGTGCGCTACACGGTCTGGGAACGGGCGCCGTTCCTGGTCATGGTCCTCGCCGCCTTTCTCCTCGCCGAGCGCGCGCCCGCCCTGACGCTCGCCGTGCTGCTCCTGATGCTCCTCACCATCACGGGCACCGGCGGCGTGGTGATGCCCGCGTGGATGGACATCATCGGCCGCGCGATCCCGGTGACGGTGCGCGGCCGTTTCTTCGCGGGCTCGGCCCTCTTCGCCGGCCTGGGCGGCTTCGCGGGGAGCTTCCTGACGGCGCGCATTCTCGCGGTGCTGCCGCCGCCGGCGAGCTACGGCGTGTGCTTCCTCTGCGCCGCGGCGTGCATGGGGATCTCGTTCGCCGCGCTGCTGCTCGTCCACGAGCCGCCGGCCGCGGCGCCCGCGCCGGCCGTCGCGCTGAAAACCTACCTCGCGCGCGTGCCGGCGCTGCTGCGCCGCAACCGGAACCTCACGTGGTTCCTCGCCGCGCGCGCGTTCGGCATGGTCGGCTCGATGGGGAGCGGCTTCTTCACGGTCTACGCGCTCACCGGCTGGGCGGCGCCCGAGGCCCAGGTGGGCGTGTTCACCACGCTGCTCCTCGCCGGCCAGGTCATCGGCACCGTGACGCTCGGCTGGCTCGCCGACCACGCGGGCCACCGGCTCGTGCTCATCACCGGCGTCGCCGCGATGCTGGGCGCCAGCGTCTGGGCCCTCGCCGCGTCCTCGCTCGCGGCGTTCGGTGCCGTGTTCGTGCTGGCGGGCCTCCAGGGCGCGGCGGTCACGATCTCGAACCTGAACGTCCTGCTCGAGTTCGCGCCCTCACCCGAGGAGCGGCCGACCTACATCGGCCTCGGGACCACGTCCCTCGCGCCGGTCGCGTTCGGCGCCCCCCTCGTCGCCGGCCTGATCGCCGACGCCCGGGGCTTCGCCGCCGTCTTCGTCCTGGCGGCCCTCGCCGGCGCGGTCGGCCTCGCCATCCTGGTCGCGGCGGTCAGGGATCCGCGTCACGAGCCCGCGGCCTCGCCTCTGCCCTGACGCGGCGCTCCGCCGCTCCCGTCGGGTAGCTGCCCGAGGGTCAAAAAGGCCCAGCGCATGGGTACAGAATTGTCACTTCCGGACGCGGGTGGGTCGGGAAGCTCCCGAGCAACGTATCGGGAGCTAATAAAAATCAACGCTCTCACGGGGTTGGTGTGGAGATTGCTTGTATGACCGACGGGTATGTCTCGTAGAGATTTCGGAATGCGCCGCGTTGCGCCGGGATCGACGCCGGAGAGGCTCGCTCCTGGGGTGTTTGACGTATATTACTGGGCAGTGGGCCGGACGGTGGGCAGCCGCGGGTTCAGCCTCGTCGAGCTGCTCGTGCTGGTGGGCGTGATCGCCATCATCACGACGGTCAGCGCCCCCGCGTTCGTCAACTACTGGCGCGCGGCCACCCTCCAGGGCGGCGCGCGCGAGCTCGCGACCATCATCAACCGGGGGCGCCAGGTCGCGATCTCGAACAACACGACGGTCTGCGTGAAGCAGAGCACGAACAAGGTGCAGTTCCTGACGGGCGGGTGCGCCGGCACGGTGTGGACGGGCGCCGGCACGGACGGCGGCGGCTGGTTCACCCTCCAGAACGGCGTCACCGTCAGCTCGACGACCGCCAACTCGGTGTTCAACTTCATGGGCGCGGCGACGACCGCCGGCGTCTACACCGTGACCAACCCGGTCGACAACGCCTCCATGCACGTGACCGTCGCCCTCTCCGGGCGCGTCACGATCGGGCCATGACCATGACTCTCAGAGACCAGCGCGGATTCACGGTCGCCGAGGTGCTCGTCGCCGCGGTGATCGTCTCACTCGCGTTCGTCGCGCTCGGGACGATCGTGCCGATCGCGACCTACGCCGTGCAGGAGGGCTACCAGCTCTCCACGGCGACGTTCCTCGCCGATCAGAAGCTCGAGCAGATCAAGGTCCTGCCGTGGACGTCGACGCCGGCCAACGACTGTCTCGGCGTCTCGGCGTCGTCGACCGCGGCGCCGAAAACCCCGGGAAGCGCGACCTGCACGCTCGGCGCGACGTTCGTGAACCCCGGCGGCGCGCTCACCTGGGAGGCGGACGAGAGCACGACCTCGATCACCAACTTCAACGGTTACTCCCGGCAGGTCCGCGTCACGGATTGCGGAGCCGGAGCGGGGTGCATGGGAATCGTGGACCCCGGCATGCGCTTCGTCACCGTCACGGTGAGCTACACGTCGCTCACCGCCACCGGGAATGCCGCCTCCGGGACCAAGTCGTACTCGGTCTCGATGATCGTGAGCCAGCGATGAGCACGCCGGCGACGCGGATGCCCGGGATCAACGACCAGCGCGGGTACACGCTCGCGGAGCTCCTGACGGCCATGGCCGTGTTGGGGCTCCTCCTGGCCGGGCTCCTCCTCACGCTCCAGGAAGGGCAGACCGCCTACCAGTACAGCGCCGGTCGCGCGGAGGTCCAGCAGAACGCGCGCGTGGCGCTCGACCGGATGCTCCGCGAGCTGCGGACGGCGACGACGATCATCACCTCGACCTCGACCGACGTGAAGTTCACCTACTGCGACGGCACCAACCCCGCGACGACCCCTTGCGATAGCACCATGCTGATCACCGTCGAATATTCGCTGAGCGGCGCCAGCGCGCCGTACCTCCTCCAGCGCAACCAGACGGGCGCCGCGAACCAGCCCGACACCCTGATCGGCGGCGTGAGTGCGCTCACGATCACCTACTACGACATTAACAACGTCGTGACCACGACGGCGGCGAACGTCCGCTCGATCGACATCCAGCTCACGACGAGGCCCGAGGACACGACGATCGCGGCGCCGAACATCCGCACGGCCGTCGTGGAGGGCCAAGTGAGAGTGAGGAACGAATAATGAACAACGAACGCGGAATTGCGCTGCCGATGGCGCTGATGGTGATGGTCATTCTGACCGCGCTCATGGCGGCCTTTGCCGTCCTCGCGACGAGCGAGCCACAGATCGCGAGCAACCAGGTCGCGAGCGCGCAGGCCCGCGCGCTGGCGGAGTCCGGCATCGAGCGCGTGCTCTGGGCCCTGACCTCAGGCCAGAATGGGGGTGTCGCGCCGAACGCGCTCATCCTCACGGCCGGGGCCTCGGGCTGCACGCCGTACTGCCTGCCCGCGGCCCTGGGGCCCTATGACGGCGCGACCGAGACAACGCTGGGCGTCGGCAGCTTCAAGGTGGTGATTCAAGACGGGGCGCAGCCGAACCAGAAGCTCGTGACCGCCAGAGGCTACGTCCCGAACGCGACGAACCCGATCGCGATCAAGCAGATCAAGGTGACCGTGACACGGCTCAACTGGATCAACCCCCTTTGCGCGCTCTGCACCGGCAGCCCGGCCGCCCCGTTTCCCGGGAACGTCCAGGTCGGCGGCACCGCCACCCTGAATGCCTCGTTGACAGCACAGGGGTCGGCGCCCGCAGGGGCGTTCTGCGCCGGGGTGACGCCAGCCGCCGCAGTGGGCGCCACCGGAACCGTCGGCACGAACGGAACCCCCGGGCTCTACGGTCCAGGTGGTATTTCCCCCTCCATTCAGCAAAACGCCAGCTTCCCGAGCAGCATGTTCTTGAGCAGCTCAGACATGGCCGCACTCAAGGCGATGGCGCAGGCGCGGGGAACCTATTACACGGCGACGCAGGCGACATGGAGCTACCCGCCGAGCAATGGCATCATCTTCGTAGACACGACTGACGGCGGGCCTCTAACTTCCCTCAACAAGGCCAACCTGCATCTCAACGGAGGCTCCAACTGGAGCGGGTGGCTCGTCGTCAATGGCGATCTGACCTGGACGGGTAACATTGGAAACCTGACGGGGCTCATCTACGCGCAAAACAATCTTATCCTCCACGGCGCTGGAAACGGCAATATCCAGGGTGCCGCCATCTCGGCGAACCTGCTGGATTCGAGTGCGACCTCCGTCGACACCCTCACCATTGGGAACAACCCGGTCAGCTACAATTGCCCAAGCGTCCGCAACGGCGGCGGCACGCTCAGCCAGAACTGGTTCCTCAGTCCCGGAACGTATCGAGAAGTGTCTGGATCTTGAGGTCGGCGCTCGGCTTAGTGACGCTCAGTCTCGCGCTCGCGATCGGGAGTTGCCAGCGCGCTCCTGAGGTACCGCGGGTGTCCGAGGCGCCGGGAGCCGTAAACCACCTCGCGGAGGCCAGGAAGGCGCTCGCCATCGCCAACTGGTCCGCCGCAGCGCCCCACCTGCGGGCAGCCCTCGAGCAAGATCCGGGTAGCCTTTTCCTGCACTATAACCTGGCGGTCTGCGCCACCTGGCTCGACTTGCGGAATGAAGCGACACGCGAGTTCGAGTGGGTCGTGGCACATGCGCCATCCGACTCAGAAGAGGCGACGACGGCACGACGCTGGCTTGCCAGCGGCAAAGCTCAGGCGCCCATTCAGGCAGCCGCCGAGCCTAGCAATCCAGACCTCGGCGACGCGGGAGTTCACGGCGTGGTTCTCTGGGCCGAGCCCGGGCAGCTACCGACGCCTCAGGGGAGGCTCCAGATCTTCCTCCACGGACTTCGCAACACTCCTACCGCGGAGCGTTTCTACTGGGTGCGGAGCGACGAAGAGGGCCGTTACCAGTTCACGCGCATCGTCCCGGGCCAGTACAAGCTGAGCGACGCGATCGCGCGGCCGAAGTGGCGTCTGAAAATCGTCGTAGAGCCGGGACAGGAGGCATTGTTCGACCTCACTCTGGATAACGCTCGTCCAGCGCGCGACGATTTCCCTGAAGACGGGTAGCTCAGTCCTGACGATTCCGCCCCAACAAGTAGCCCCCGGCACCTCCTCGGCGTCATGACAGGCTTCGTCCTCGAGCAGGCGCTCGTACTCGAGCCGGGCGACGCGAGGTTACGCTCCGACCTCCTCCTCGAGCTCGGGCGCGTCGGCGGCGATCGCCGTAGGGAGCCGTGTACTCGCCGACGCCCTTGAGCACGAGGAACACGGCCGAGGTCGTTCCCCCGTTCGTGTCATCCCCCTTCGAACCGCTCGTGTGCTATCAACTCGCTCACACCGTAGGCCAGCTGGACGCCTATGGGATTTGGAATCGGGAAAGTGCTTCCAGGTACTCCGGCGCCCTGCCAGAAGTCACGAGGACGGCGAAGGCGGCCATGAGCGCGGTCAGGATCACCATGACGATCAGCGCCATCGGCAGCGCGATTCCACGTTCGTTGTTCATTATTCGTTCCTCACTCTCACACGGCCCTCCACGACGGCCGTGCCGAGCCCCGGTGGCCGACAGTAAGGCCGAAAGGCGCCCCGATGTCAACGGGGCGTGCAGGCTGTTGGCTCACCCGGTCGGTTTCTCGCGTGGGGGCTTAGCATCGACGACGAGATTCTCTACGGTCTCCTCGCGCGGAGATCCGGTGCCGCCCACCGCGCCGGCCGGGACTCGAAAAGAGGTCCGGCGCGACAAGAAGGCGCCTGAGTCGCGAGAGGCAGATCGCCCAGTTCGAGCGCCTGCAGAGGCACCGGCGCGGTGAGACCCTCCCGCCTCCGATTCGCGGTGACGTGACGAAGGCTCAGTAGCGGGACAGACCCTGAATGTTTCGGCGGGTGGAATTTGCGAAACAAAGCCGACGTATCATTTTGACCCCATGAAGACGTGAGCGAGAACGACTCGCACTCGACTTCGCGCTGATGGCGGAGAAACGCGAGACAGTCGCTGCCGCGTTTCAGGTCAGCGGGACGTAGTCGTACTCGCCGATGCCCTGGAGCACGAGGAACACGGCCGACGTCTTGCCCGGGTTCGTCACGAGGTGCGGCCGGCCCGGCCTGACCGTGTAGGTCTCGCCCGGCGCGAGCCGGACCTCCACCTTCGGGTCGCGCAGGAACAGGCGCAGCCGGCCATCGAGCACGTAGAAGGTGTCCTGCGTGCTCGTGTGATAATGCCAGGGCACCTGCTGCGTCGGCGAGATCTGGAGCTCGGTGATCCAGAAGCCGGGCCGCTCGGCGTGCCGGGCGCGCCGCTCGACCTCGTAGAGGTGACTCGCATCCCTGACGGGCTTCATCGCGAGCATGGCGTCCTCCCGCGGCGATGGTACCATCGCCGCACACGTCGTGACCGGAGGACCTCCATGACCCAGGACCTGCTCGAGTCCGTCAAGGACGGCGTCGCCGTCCTCACGCTGAATCGCCCCGACCGCCTGAACGCCATGTCGCGGCCGATGCTCGACGCGCTCCTCGCGGCGCTGCCCCGGCTCGCCGACGACCCGGAGGTGGGCGCCGTCGTCCTCACCGGCGCCGGGCGCGGCTTCTGCGCGGGCGGCGACGTGAAGGCGATGGCCGAGGGGCGCGAGGCCGAGGGCACGACCCTCGAGGAGCGCGCCCAGGCCCTCCGCGGACGCATGGAGGTCTCGCGCTGGCTCCACGAGATGCCGAAGCCGACGATCGCGATGGTGCGCGGCGCCGCGGCGGGCGCCGGGCTCTCGCTGGCGCTCGCGTGCGACCTGCGGGTCGCCGGCGACACGGCGCGCTTCGCGCCGGCATTCGCGCGCGTGGGCTACTCGGGCGACTTCGGCGGGAGCTGGTTCCTTACCCGGCTCGTCGGCACCGCGAAGGCGCGCGAGCTCTACTACACGGCCGACATCCTGGACGCCCAGCAGGCGCTCCTGCTCGGGCTCGTGAACCGCGTCGTCCCGGACAGGCACCTCGAGGACGAGACGCTGGCGCTGGCCCAGCGCCTCGCGCGCGGCCCGCGCGTCGCGCTCCGGTACATGAAGCGCAACTTCAACGCGGCGGAGACCGGGGCGCTCAAGGACTCGCTCGACCTCGAGGCCTGGCACCACACGCGCTGCGGCATGACCGAGGACCATCGCGAGGCGGCGACGGCCTTCGTCGAGAAGCGCGAGCCGGTGTTCCGCGGGCGCTAGCGCGGCATGGGCGGCACCTTCACGGGCGAGCTCTGGCAGGCGATCGCGCCGATCTGGACGGCGATCCTCCGCCACCCCTTCGTGCGCGGCCTCACCGACGGCTCGCTCCCACGCGAGAGCTTCCGCTTCTACGCGGTGCAGGACGCGCTCTACCTCCGGGACTTCGCCCGCGCCCTCTCGCTCGCGGCGGCACGGGCGCCCGCGGACGAGTGGATCAGCATGTTCGACGAGCACGCGGCCGGCGCCCTGAAGGTCGAGCGCGCGCTCCACGAGGGCTTCTTCGCCGAGTGGCGACTCACCCCCGAGGCCGTCGCGGCCACGCCGCTGGCGCCGACGAACCTCGCCTACACGAGCTACCTCCTGGCCGTCGCCTACGCGGCGCCCTGGCACGAGGCGGTGGCCGCGCTCCTGCCGTGCTACTGGATCTACTGGGAGGTCGGCAAGGAGCTCGAGCGTGCGGGCTCGCCCGACCCGCTCTACGCGCGCTGGATCGGCACCTACGCCTCCGAGGAGTTCGGCGGCGTCGTGCGCGCCGTCCTCGACGCGACCGACCGCACCGCGGCGCGGCTCGGCGACGCGGAGCGGGCAGCGATGAGACGGCACTTCGTCACGACGAGCCGGTACGAGTGGATGTTCTGGGAGATGGGCCACCGCCGCGAAGCCTGGCCCGTCTGAGGCGCCGATGGACGACGCCGAGCGACTCCGGCGCGCGACCGAGCTCTGGCAGGCGGCGTACCGCCACCAGATGAAGGGCGACCTCGACCGCGCGATCGAGCTCTACCGGGGCTCGATCGCGGAGCGGCCGACCGCGGAGGCGCACACGTTCCTCGGCTGGACGCTGAGCTTCCAGGGCCGGCTCGCGGAGGCCACCGCCGAGTGCCTGCGGGCCATCGAGGTGGACCCCGACTTCGGCAACCCCTACAACGACATCGGCTGCTACCTCATGCAGCAGGACAAGCTCGAGGAGGCGATCCCGTGGCTCGAGAAGGCGAAGCGGGCGCCGCGCTACGAGCCCCGGCAATTCCCATACATGAACCTCGGCCGGATCTACGTCCGGCAGGGACGCTGGTGGGACGCGCTTCGCGAGTTCGAGGCCGCCGTGCGCCTGGCCCCCGACGACGCCGAGCTCCGCCGCACGCTCCATTCGCTGCGCGCCCGGCTGAACTGAGCACCGCAGACTGACGGCTAGACGCGGTAGCGCTCGAGGACGCGCCGGTCGAGCTCGCCTTGCCCGTGAGGTCCCAGAGCGCGATGTCGATCGCCGAGATGGCGGCGACCGGCCAGCCCTTGGACGAGCCGAAGACCTCGGCCTCGGGCAGCGCGTGACACAGGACGTGGCTCTTGACCTCACGGATCTTCATGGTCGTCTCCTCGTTTACAATGGCGCATGCGTGGGTGGAGCGCCGCGCTCGTCGCGGGACTCCTGGTGCCGCTGCTCTCCGCGGCGCCCGCCGCCTCGCAGAGCGCGTCATCCCCGAAGGCTGACTGGCGGGGCACGGGCACCGTCGTCGCGGTCCTCCCACCGCCGTCGAGCCTCCACGCGACCCGCCCGGTGATCATCATCCACCACGCCCCGATCCACGGCCTCATGGAGGAGGCGATGGACATGCCCTTCATCGCGGCCTCCACCGGCCTCTTCGCGGGCCTCCGGCCCGGCGACCGGATCGCGTTCGGCCTCAAGGACACGCCGGACGCCCTCCTCGTCGTCTCTATCGAGCGCCTGGCTCCGCGCTGAGCCGCCGGACGAACGCGGCGACGGCGCGGCCGATCTCGTCGGGCGAGTCCTCCTGGAGGAAGTGCGTGCCCTTCACCGTGACCTCCTGCTGGTTCGGCCAGGTCCGGCAGAAGTCGCGGACCGCGCCCGTGGCGAGGAAGCCCGGATCGCCGTTGACGAACAGCTTGGGCACCGGGCTCCGCACGAGCCAGTCGGCGTACGCGCGCGCGATCTCGGCGACGTCGGCGGGCTCGCCGTCGAGCGGGATCTGCCGCGGCCAGGTGAGGGTCGGCCGGCGCGACTCGCCGGGCTCACGGTAGGGGGTGCGGTAGCGCTCCATCTCCTCGGGCGTGAGCCCGCGCAGCACGCTCGCCGGCAGGAGCCGCTCGACGAACACGTTCTTCGCGAGCACGACCTCCTCGCCCGCGGGCGAGCGCATCGCCTGGAAGATCTTGCGGGCCGGCTCCGGCCACTCCTGCCACGTCATCGGGCGGACGAGCGCCTCCATGTACGCGAGACCCCGCACGCGCTCGGGATGGCGGCGCGCCCAGTGGAAGCCGAGCGCCGAGCCCCAGTCGTGGACGACGAGCGTGACGTTCCGGTCGAGGCCGAGGGCGTCGAACCAGGCGTCGAGGTAGCGGGCGTGGTCCACGAAGCGGTACGAGCCGCCCGGCGCCTTGCCCGAGTCGCCCATGCCGACCAGGTCCGGCGCCAGGCACCGGGCGCCGCCCGCGACGTGAGGGATGACGTTCCGCCAGAGGTACGAGGAGGTCGGGTTGCCGTGCAGGAAGACGACGGGGTCGCCCGCGCCCGTGTCCACGAAGGCGAGCTCGGTGTCGAGGACGCGCACGCGGCGCCGGCGGTGGTTGTCGAGGGCGCTGATAGGCATGGCGGACTCCTCCGGGGCTCCTAGTCGAGCACGACGCCGCCGTCCACGACGAGCACCTGACCCGTCACGAAGCTCGACATCGGCGAGGCGAGGTAGACGACCGCCTGCGCGATGTCGTCGGGGTGCCCCATGCGCGAGATGGGCTGCGCCATGACGTTGTAGTCGTAGCCGCG
This region includes:
- a CDS encoding tetratricopeptide repeat protein, translating into MDDAERLRRATELWQAAYRHQMKGDLDRAIELYRGSIAERPTAEAHTFLGWTLSFQGRLAEATAECLRAIEVDPDFGNPYNDIGCYLMQQDKLEEAIPWLEKAKRAPRYEPRQFPYMNLGRIYVRQGRWWDALREFEAAVRLAPDDAELRRTLHSLRARLN
- a CDS encoding hydantoinase/oxoprolinase family protein, with amino-acid sequence MYRIGIDVGGTFTDLVAVDDGGRVVIAKTASTPRDPSEGLMEGLRLLAAELGTDLGGLLAETASVVHGTTVATNALLERKGARVGLLTTEGHRDVVEMREGLKDDRYNLRMPPPVPLVPRARRLGVRERMRFDGTVLERLRAKSLGAALAKLAKDRVESVAVCYLHSYRNPKHERDTGRVVAKRLPGVYVSLSSEVLPQIKEYERVWTTVVNAYVGPALARYLASLAAKLRAAGYRGDVLIMQSHGGVAPVKESARLAAGAVLSGPAGGVAAGRYAARLLGEGNLITFDMGGTSTDIALLQQGEPQLTGEKTVGVAKVALPAIDIHTLGAGGGSIARVDPGKILHVGPESAGADPGPACYAKGGTRATVTDANLVLGYLDPANFLGGRIGLDAKAAERAVAQIARQLGTGVVEAALGISRVVNTNMAEGIRIVSVRRGVDPRKFALVAFGGAAGLQITEVARLLEIRRVVVPSVAAVLSAWGMLATDLRYELVRSHVSEVGYMTPAALRRLFAELEAEGRKRLGAFEGSIGVHRSLDMRYGEQIFEIQVPLDGVDLAAPGLLDEVAARFHRRHEELYAYSAPGQEVVIVNARVAVVGRLPVLPAEGGAATRRAGAGPGRRRVWLGDWVEVPVFKLDALVPGQEVKGPAIFESATTTVLAREDERVTVTRHGWLDIRLA
- the tenA gene encoding thiaminase II, whose translation is MGGTFTGELWQAIAPIWTAILRHPFVRGLTDGSLPRESFRFYAVQDALYLRDFARALSLAAARAPADEWISMFDEHAAGALKVERALHEGFFAEWRLTPEAVAATPLAPTNLAYTSYLLAVAYAAPWHEAVAALLPCYWIYWEVGKELERAGSPDPLYARWIGTYASEEFGGVVRAVLDATDRTAARLGDAERAAMRRHFVTTSRYEWMFWEMGHRREAWPV
- a CDS encoding copper-binding protein is translated as MRGWSAALVAGLLVPLLSAAPAASQSASSPKADWRGTGTVVAVLPPPSSLHATRPVIIIHHAPIHGLMEEAMDMPFIAASTGLFAGLRPGDRIAFGLKDTPDALLVVSIERLAPR
- a CDS encoding haloalkane dehalogenase — protein: MPISALDNHRRRRVRVLDTELAFVDTGAGDPVVFLHGNPTSSYLWRNVIPHVAGGARCLAPDLVGMGDSGKAPGGSYRFVDHARYLDAWFDALGLDRNVTLVVHDWGSALGFHWARRHPERVRGLAYMEALVRPMTWQEWPEPARKIFQAMRSPAGEEVVLAKNVFVERLLPASVLRGLTPEEMERYRTPYREPGESRRPTLTWPRQIPLDGEPADVAEIARAYADWLVRSPVPKLFVNGDPGFLATGAVRDFCRTWPNQQEVTVKGTHFLQEDSPDEIGRAVAAFVRRLSAEPGAR
- a CDS encoding MFS transporter — translated: MALTPGLRRNILALGLDHSVFLIGFSFASQSTILPAFAAHLGAPNVVIGAIPAVMTLGWFLPSLFAAGHTQTLARKLPFVVRYTVWERAPFLVMVLAAFLLAERAPALTLAVLLLMLLTITGTGGVVMPAWMDIIGRAIPVTVRGRFFAGSALFAGLGGFAGSFLTARILAVLPPPASYGVCFLCAAACMGISFAALLLVHEPPAAAPAPAVALKTYLARVPALLRRNRNLTWFLAARAFGMVGSMGSGFFTVYALTGWAAPEAQVGVFTTLLLAGQVIGTVTLGWLADHAGHRLVLITGVAAMLGASVWALAASSLAAFGAVFVLAGLQGAAVTISNLNVLLEFAPSPEERPTYIGLGTTSLAPVAFGAPLVAGLIADARGFAAVFVLAALAGAVGLAILVAAVRDPRHEPAASPLP
- a CDS encoding prepilin-type N-terminal cleavage/methylation domain-containing protein, with translation MSTPATRMPGINDQRGYTLAELLTAMAVLGLLLAGLLLTLQEGQTAYQYSAGRAEVQQNARVALDRMLRELRTATTIITSTSTDVKFTYCDGTNPATTPCDSTMLITVEYSLSGASAPYLLQRNQTGAANQPDTLIGGVSALTITYYDINNVVTTTAANVRSIDIQLTTRPEDTTIAAPNIRTAVVEGQVRVRNE
- a CDS encoding pilus assembly PilX N-terminal domain-containing protein — its product is MNNERGIALPMALMVMVILTALMAAFAVLATSEPQIASNQVASAQARALAESGIERVLWALTSGQNGGVAPNALILTAGASGCTPYCLPAALGPYDGATETTLGVGSFKVVIQDGAQPNQKLVTARGYVPNATNPIAIKQIKVTVTRLNWINPLCALCTGSPAAPFPGNVQVGGTATLNASLTAQGSAPAGAFCAGVTPAAAVGATGTVGTNGTPGLYGPGGISPSIQQNASFPSSMFLSSSDMAALKAMAQARGTYYTATQATWSYPPSNGIIFVDTTDGGPLTSLNKANLHLNGGSNWSGWLVVNGDLTWTGNIGNLTGLIYAQNNLILHGAGNGNIQGAAISANLLDSSATSVDTLTIGNNPVSYNCPSVRNGGGTLSQNWFLSPGTYREVSGS
- a CDS encoding prepilin-type N-terminal cleavage/methylation domain-containing protein, which gives rise to MTLRDQRGFTVAEVLVAAVIVSLAFVALGTIVPIATYAVQEGYQLSTATFLADQKLEQIKVLPWTSTPANDCLGVSASSTAAPKTPGSATCTLGATFVNPGGALTWEADESTTSITNFNGYSRQVRVTDCGAGAGCMGIVDPGMRFVTVTVSYTSLTATGNAASGTKSYSVSMIVSQR
- a CDS encoding cupin domain-containing protein; translated protein: MLAMKPVRDASHLYEVERRARHAERPGFWITELQISPTQQVPWHYHTSTQDTFYVLDGRLRLFLRDPKVEVRLAPGETYTVRPGRPHLVTNPGKTSAVFLVLQGIGEYDYVPLT
- a CDS encoding enoyl-CoA hydratase, giving the protein MTQDLLESVKDGVAVLTLNRPDRLNAMSRPMLDALLAALPRLADDPEVGAVVLTGAGRGFCAGGDVKAMAEGREAEGTTLEERAQALRGRMEVSRWLHEMPKPTIAMVRGAAAGAGLSLALACDLRVAGDTARFAPAFARVGYSGDFGGSWFLTRLVGTAKARELYYTADILDAQQALLLGLVNRVVPDRHLEDETLALAQRLARGPRVALRYMKRNFNAAETGALKDSLDLEAWHHTRCGMTEDHREAATAFVEKREPVFRGR